A genomic stretch from Natronomonas gomsonensis includes:
- a CDS encoding DUF7518 family protein: protein MSGNRVEELEAKVRDLEATIDGLTDELVETKERLHAVESEVNIENDVLEGRMTRAEAQEQTPEQETEESADDGEASADEVTSEEAEEEDNADSESGDDIIVA, encoded by the coding sequence ATGTCCGGGAACCGAGTGGAGGAACTCGAGGCCAAGGTGCGTGATTTGGAAGCGACCATCGACGGGCTAACCGACGAGTTGGTCGAAACCAAAGAGCGACTCCACGCCGTCGAGAGCGAAGTCAACATCGAAAACGACGTGCTCGAGGGTCGGATGACCCGTGCCGAAGCACAGGAGCAGACGCCCGAGCAGGAGACCGAGGAATCGGCTGACGACGGGGAAGCGTCGGCCGACGAGGTTACAAGCGAGGAGGCCGAGGAGGAGGACAACGCGGACTCCGAGTCCGGCGACGACATCATCGTCGCCTGA
- the gatB gene encoding Asp-tRNA(Asn)/Glu-tRNA(Gln) amidotransferase subunit GatB: MTAQTAEQRQLTAVIGLEVHVQLETDTKIFCGCSTDAAADEEPNTRTCPVCLGLPGTLPVLNEGAVEAAVKVGKALDSDIPEETRFHRKNYYYPDLPKNFQITQYDAPVCDGGELEFSVEGERRSVRIERAHLEEDPGSLQHAGGSIDTAEYTLVDYNRAGTPLMEIVTAPDFRGAEEARAFLAKLTEVLEYLGVFDATRDGSLRVDANLSIVDASEVDDDGAISTDVLESANRTEVKNISSHKGAEKALAYEETRQKNAIQRGREIQQETRHWDESRGITVSMRSKEEEKDYRYFQEADLPPLRVSDWKAKIDIPELPDARRERFQTEYGLDSESASKLTSTKQVADFYERIAETFDAGLAATWVADNLLGELNYRDMSITDIEGRLDEFARLVELVGDDEITTKNAEEIVLRRMLDDELTPDDIVEEEGLGKTDEGAVESAVESAIEDNPDAVEDYHAGEDGALNFLVGQVMQETGGSADPGTVNELLREALAES; encoded by the coding sequence ATGACCGCACAGACCGCCGAGCAACGCCAACTCACGGCCGTCATCGGCCTTGAGGTTCACGTCCAACTCGAGACGGACACGAAGATTTTCTGTGGCTGTTCGACCGACGCCGCCGCCGACGAGGAGCCGAACACCCGGACCTGTCCCGTCTGTCTGGGACTGCCGGGGACGCTACCGGTGCTCAACGAGGGGGCCGTCGAGGCCGCCGTGAAGGTGGGGAAAGCACTCGATTCGGACATCCCCGAGGAGACCCGGTTCCACCGGAAGAACTACTACTACCCCGACTTGCCCAAGAACTTCCAGATAACGCAGTACGACGCGCCGGTGTGTGACGGCGGCGAACTCGAATTCTCCGTCGAAGGCGAGCGCCGGAGCGTCCGCATCGAACGCGCCCACCTCGAGGAGGACCCCGGAAGTCTCCAACACGCCGGCGGGTCCATCGACACCGCCGAGTACACGCTCGTCGACTACAACCGCGCCGGGACGCCGCTGATGGAAATCGTCACCGCTCCCGACTTCCGCGGTGCCGAGGAGGCCCGGGCGTTCCTCGCGAAACTCACCGAGGTACTGGAGTATCTCGGCGTCTTCGACGCCACCCGGGACGGCAGTCTCCGCGTCGACGCCAACCTCTCTATCGTCGACGCGAGTGAGGTGGACGACGACGGCGCGATTTCGACCGACGTACTCGAATCGGCCAACCGCACCGAAGTCAAGAACATCTCCAGTCACAAGGGCGCCGAGAAGGCACTCGCCTACGAGGAGACCCGCCAGAAGAACGCCATCCAGCGCGGCCGCGAAATTCAACAGGAGACGCGTCACTGGGACGAATCCCGAGGCATCACCGTCTCGATGCGCTCGAAGGAAGAGGAGAAGGATTACCGCTACTTCCAGGAGGCTGATTTGCCGCCGCTCCGCGTCTCCGACTGGAAGGCGAAAATCGACATTCCTGAACTCCCGGACGCTCGCCGCGAGCGGTTCCAAACGGAGTACGGCCTCGATTCGGAGTCGGCCTCGAAACTCACCTCCACGAAACAGGTCGCGGACTTCTATGAGCGCATCGCCGAGACGTTCGACGCCGGACTGGCGGCGACGTGGGTCGCCGACAACCTCCTCGGCGAGTTGAACTACCGCGACATGTCGATTACCGACATCGAGGGGCGTCTCGACGAGTTCGCGCGTCTCGTCGAGTTGGTCGGCGACGACGAAATCACGACGAAAAACGCCGAGGAAATCGTCCTCCGCCGGATGCTCGACGACGAACTCACGCCGGACGACATCGTCGAGGAGGAAGGCCTCGGAAAGACCGACGAAGGCGCCGTCGAGTCCGCTGTCGAGTCGGCCATCGAGGACAACCCCGACGCCGTCGAGGACTACCACGCCGGCGAGGACGGCGCGCTCAACTTCCTCGTCGGGCAGGTGATGCAGGAGACGGGCGGCAGCGCCGACCCCGGGACCGTCAACGAACTGCTTCGGGAGGCACTCGCTGAAAGCTGA
- a CDS encoding transglutaminase-like domain-containing protein: MNPGQRVDPVAVRSTAVSVASDYASAGSDFSYHQAAAIHHHVNETISYVPDPRSRNYIAPPDETLETGAGDCDCQAVLVASLLEAIGATTRLATVEAPDGSRHMLPEVYLADEGEDTSIIADDLGDFYGSQGYSTGWFNYETDSSGMVWYPADTAMGSYIGDLSALSDAGYVGDYTDGSWSWYSVEYHHY; this comes from the coding sequence ATGAACCCCGGTCAACGCGTCGACCCGGTTGCGGTTCGCTCGACGGCTGTCTCGGTGGCCAGCGACTACGCCTCGGCTGGCAGCGACTTCTCGTATCACCAGGCGGCGGCGATTCACCACCACGTCAACGAGACCATCAGTTACGTCCCCGACCCGCGTTCGCGGAACTACATCGCCCCGCCCGATGAGACGCTTGAGACGGGCGCCGGCGACTGCGACTGTCAGGCCGTCCTCGTCGCCTCGCTTTTGGAAGCCATCGGCGCGACGACGCGGCTGGCGACCGTCGAAGCGCCCGACGGGAGCCGACACATGCTCCCGGAGGTGTACCTCGCCGACGAGGGCGAAGACACCTCGATAATCGCCGACGACCTCGGGGACTTCTACGGCAGTCAGGGCTATTCGACGGGTTGGTTCAACTATGAGACGGATTCCAGTGGGATGGTGTGGTACCCCGCCGACACCGCGATGGGGTCCTACATCGGCGACCTCTCGGCGCTGTCGGATGCCGGCTACGTCGGCGATTACACCGACGGGTCGTGGTCGTGGTACTCCGTCGAGTACCACCACTACTGA
- a CDS encoding bacteriorhodopsin codes for MFETMLTEGVVLAEALAPLQSSQAELLGRIRNDTLLSASLWVNVALAGLSVLLFVYMGRNVRSPRAKLIWGATLLIPLVSISSYLGLLSGLTVGLIEMPPGHALEGEAVLSQWGRYLTWALSTPLILLALGLLADVDIGDLFVVIAADIAMCLTGLAAALTTSSYAFRWAFYLISCSFFVVVLYALLAEWPVDAERAGTAEVFGTLRTLTVVLWLGYPIIWAVGVEGFALVQSVGVTSWGYSALDVLAKYVFAYILLRWVLDNQDTVERANTGAVRAETPADD; via the coding sequence ATGTTCGAGACAATGCTCACCGAGGGGGTCGTACTGGCGGAGGCGCTCGCGCCGCTTCAGAGCTCCCAGGCCGAACTGCTCGGCCGGATACGGAACGACACGTTGCTGAGTGCGTCGCTGTGGGTGAACGTCGCGTTGGCCGGGCTGTCCGTCCTGTTGTTCGTGTACATGGGTCGGAACGTCCGCTCTCCGCGAGCGAAACTCATCTGGGGTGCGACGCTTTTGATACCGCTGGTATCGATTTCGAGCTATCTGGGGCTGCTCTCGGGGCTCACGGTCGGACTCATCGAGATGCCACCCGGGCACGCCCTCGAAGGGGAGGCTGTCCTCAGTCAGTGGGGTCGGTATCTGACGTGGGCGCTGTCGACGCCGTTGATTCTGCTCGCGTTGGGGTTGCTCGCCGACGTGGACATCGGCGACCTGTTCGTCGTCATCGCCGCCGATATCGCGATGTGTCTAACCGGTCTCGCGGCAGCGCTGACCACGTCGTCGTACGCCTTCCGGTGGGCGTTCTATCTCATCAGCTGTAGCTTCTTCGTCGTCGTCCTCTATGCCCTGCTGGCGGAGTGGCCGGTGGACGCCGAACGCGCGGGCACCGCCGAGGTGTTCGGTACGCTCCGGACGCTGACGGTCGTCCTCTGGCTGGGCTATCCGATAATCTGGGCCGTCGGCGTCGAAGGGTTCGCACTCGTACAATCCGTCGGCGTCACGTCGTGGGGATACTCGGCGCTCGACGTGCTCGCGAAGTACGTCTTCGCGTACATCCTCCTGCGGTGGGTCCTCGATAATCAAGACACTGTCGAGCGGGCAAACACCGGTGCGGTGAGAGCGGAAACTCCGGCCGACGACTGA